Below is a window of Drosophila nasuta strain 15112-1781.00 chromosome X, ASM2355853v1, whole genome shotgun sequence DNA.
tgctgttgatgctgcttcttcttcgtcgtCTGCTTTTGTGGAACAGCGTTAATCAAAAATGTGTACGGAACACATGTAAGTCTGCACTTTCAAATCTATTCATCTAGTATTATTTTCACataatttttaactttttgttgtaaaatgataaaattgaaaaataagcTCTTGTGGGAACTTGCTGTAAATTCCTGCACTGCTCGGGGCTGCCAACTCCTTTGAAAATTTCCATGTCTTAGCTTTCTCTACGTCATTTGTATATCGCCAAATATCAGtaataataaagtatttgATACTTTTAATTGATTCATAATTTAGAATAGCTGTTTtaagcaaaattaatattaaaatatcgCAAAAAAGTGACAttaaaaatctatttcattttaaaaattaataagttCGATAAAGGGTATACAAGATTTAAAACTTAAGagaataaaagtttttgttttacacatgtatttatttcatttaaataatgtataaatataataaagagaataaatattttaaaaacaattttaagttTGAATATGccaaactaaaaatatataaattgaaagctAGACTCTTTAAAACAAATAGTTAAAGCTTAACAAAACTTAATACTTAAAGTAACAAGATTACAAAAAGAACACATATTAGagctcaaaatatataaaagtcgTTTTCATAATTACCTAATGAAAATATCCATTTAAGTtgggtttatttttatatatttgctgtttattcatttaaaatataaaagaaaacaaaatcatCTGCTCTTTAGCTGTGTAGTTAAGAGTtatacaaaaagaagaaacgtttgagttcaaaatatatttaagatgtTCTCATTATTactttatgaaaatatttattaaagttaggcgaactttttatattttagcgttttatttttattagatttaattaaaatgaatactaaCGGATTTCTTAAGCTCCGGCTGCAAAGACCTTGGGGTTATGTTTTCTATTCatgaaaaatagaaaacaaaattgccttttacaaaaaattaataactatAGTTAAAAGAGCTGTTTCACTCCGTTTCTTATTTGAACGATTCTTGGGCATTGGAAGCTTGACTAGTTTAGAGTAGATAAACGGACTTGGTCTCCTTGCTGATAAGAGCAGAAAGTTTGTATTCGTTGTCGAATATTTTATGAGGAACTTTAGTATACGATCTTAAATGATCTCTAGAAATCTTAAGTGCTGTTAATATCCACATGTTTGCTAGAGATGTTATTGGAGTAATCCTTTGGTGAAATAATACGAGAGTTTGTAGTTAGGAATGTACAGATTTAGGATTTATTCGGGAATTgtaataacacaaaaaaaaaaatgtaaaaaaatagttgattTGAGAACATTATTCGTtgagtttttttgtttgtcgaaGTTAGGTCCAgtttgttgaatttgaattggaTTGAGGATCGAGGAAACGTTTATTTCTTCTGCTTCAACCAGCCGCCGTAGGCGAGAGGAGACTCGTAGACGGAACCGATAGAGCCGACGCGGACCACAGAGGGGCCAGCGACGTAGGCGGCGGGACGGTGGACGACGGGGACGGCAACGGGCACGGCAACGGACTCAACGACGGGCACGTGACGAACAACGGGCACATGACGGACAACGGGCACGTGACGGACAACGGGAACCGATGCGTAGCTTGGACCATAGATGGCGCTGCTTTGGCCAAGAGCCAAGCAGGCGGCGAGCAACAGGCAGGCAAGGAAGAACTGCGAATTGAAGACGAAGATGCGATCAGAATTTTGATTGCGATCCGATTGTGATTGTGAACTCACCTTCATGTTGATTGGATAACTGAATGATTTGTGTTGATTGGCTTTGGCAGTCACTGGGTTTTTATACCCCCGAGCAGAAAGACAGACAACAGAACCTTGTCCCCGACGATAActggagcagcaacaaactCGCAGCGCTTGACAGCCAAACAAATAGAACGGCATttcaaaaatcgaaaaaaaaacaagcaaccaaaaacaatattGTTCAAATGAGAATTGAAAAGGCGTTATgtaaattgcgcatacgtaTTTTGTGTCGATTATAAAGGGAGGGATTTAGATGTTTGgcattattattgaaattccaTATTTGCAGCTTTATGAGGCAACCAATATTCAAACAGAACAATGAGAACTTGTTCCTGCAAACAATCCACAAC
It encodes the following:
- the LOC132797278 gene encoding uncharacterized protein LOC132797278; translated protein: MKFFLACLLLAACLALGQSSAIYGPSYASVPVVRHVPVVRHVPVVRHVPVVESVAVPVAVPVVHRPAAYVAGPSVVRVGSIGSVYESPLAYGGWLKQKK